The window TAACACActaataaatccatgcacgaatatccatggtGTCAACCcttaccggtatatgtttgacacCTCGATCCATATCCTTCGGCGGTCGCAATAAGACTGATTTGgactgattagatttgaccCCTCTCTAGGTCGCGCttgtaccggcgcgcggcgcgcgcaatcaagcatgacgttccgcttcaccggttccgcagatttaactatttctatctgatatttgttaatatttgtttaattattattttatattttacaattgtttattaatcaaattattgttatatctattcaaattgtttatttctttacattttcgtgtgggtatattgcaaaattttgtttaattattctattcaaatttatttaattactatttttaattttacaattgtttgttaattaaattattgttatatttattgaaatttattatatcaaagatcaagaattcagacttttcttcgatgtttctttctgttttttgtgcttttaacacccgatcggcaatttaattcaatatttgaagataatttaatcttacctgttgcagacacgtgccaaacggacgaagcttcgaaaaGGATTGTTGCACTCCACCACACTTCGCGCAACGCACCCttcaacgatgaatctgattggtctaaatagaaggacgccataatggaatgaccaatcacaggcattggtagaaacttcgaattgctttgaaactttaacattaaaagaacggaaagattcgttgaaaattatcaacgccatattgaaataaggttaagattacttttttcactttaaagcatcgaaatataagaaagaacatagaaaaatacataaaatattaatagtatttaataaattatcatcataaaagcagaataaatgagaaatgttattttaattcgtatccaTATCGACATAATAgggtataaattttcagcttacgcatttctgaagacaatatggaaatgatgtcagaagtcacaactccggtcttctcttcaactttgtcttctgtttcttgtatttttgataTCTAATACATAATTTAATCTCATACACGAGCTGTGAATGAACGCACGGTCGAGCGCTGaaaacgaatgaactgcgccctacagaaaaaacgaggaactaaatttgtggtctgttttacctttttgacttCTTTTGtgagtgaaaaatcaacgaaatcgtagttctcactatttttctaaacgaaagcttgtacaccatcTCTTGAGTGCTCATTTTGCTCTATCCTACCCAAAGAATGAccctctggtctctatttggacatacgattcgcaaaaatgtttatattacgaataaattaatgcaggtgagacagttccgccattttcttgacagTGGGCAGTcaccaatttcaatattttataactttttgacgatttggataaaataaggaccagagcgccattctttagggcctcctaaacacgtccctcaaatttctttgcaatctgttcaGCAGGAACGAAAAAAGGTGTGTTCTCGTTTCTAGGGATtattctagggactgtcggtaaagttttcaacgctaGCATCACACATgaggaaatattttatttcatacaattttgTATTTATAGTTTCATCAAATGATTAGAAATGTATTAGAATCTAACAGACAACAtcatatttgtaattttaaagcaGACATTGGTCAGTTCTTACATAGACGACGGAACATGCAACCAATGCGATGTGTTCCCACCATAATTAAATCGATATTTACTCGATTATTCGCGAGCTATCAACCTTCGACGAGTGAAGTTTCTTTCTTtaagcaattattttaattgacaACTGAAATATagcattttaaataaataacacaattgaaatgagaaaagaaaaggaaattgttTCGTTATTGTTGTTACTTCTTGTCAATGTTGCACACAGTGACATgttttataatcttttaaatcgAGAGGATCCGTGCATTAATCTTTGTGAAAAAACACCGTTGTCCTTCACAAATGTGcgtgttaaattattaaatacatagTTTTTAATTGTGtagtataatttaataataaattagctCTTAATTTTAGAGTAAATACGTGAAATCATGTTGTCAACGAGGGTGTAGATTCTTCAATTTGGTAGATTTACATTATGGATTGGAACCAAACAGTTTGAATGGTACCAGAGATTCCTGTGAAGCTTGTaagtaaaaattgtattatttaaattataattggttagttacttgaaattttaagataaatattacattatatactgtaatattatgtatcatttttaaaaagatttctttataatattaaagcataaataaacatatttatatgtttgaaaaacttaataattaatatttttcaaattttattatagcATGTACAGAAGCATACACAGCACCACAAGATCGATATGCCTGTAGTACTGGTTGTGATTTCATGGCTAAGCAACGTCTTTCAGATATATTATCATTATTCTCCTTTGCTGTTTATGTAGAAGAAGGAGTTAATTCTAATATAGTTCTAATGTCCCCTGATATAcctgaaaatgatattttaactGATCCAGGATTACGGAAAGAACTTCTTCCTGGTTGGTGGGATTCCAATGGATTTAAATTACCTCAAACATATATTAAAACTGTTCCATTAGATGCTGGGGTAAGTTTttgttttacaaaatttcatattttaaagtGAATGCTAATAAAGcacttataatataataatactttataaaatatatattgaaaagtattaaatttggtatttatttctctatttttttttgttatgtatgatctatattttttaactataaaatatttagcATGCCTAGAACTAGTTACATTttgtgtataaaaaatatttattacttaatataaaatctaataataaaaatacagacaGTGGATTATGGTGTACCATCAGACTACTTTGGAGAAAATGATCAATCAGCTTCAATACCTGGATCTGATTGGCTTCAATGTGCTTCAAAACACATTGGACTACCTCATTGGCTTCTAGCTTCTGCTATTGCAGCAGCTGCATTATCTGCATTTTGGTTATGTTTGTATCCAGAAAAACCTACTGATCCTTACAAAGAAATACTTATCGAAAAGTCTGATATTTCACCAACAATTGCATTGTACATACCAGAGGCACCATTACATAAAAAACCTCCTCCTAAGTATTCTGAGTGTGTTGATACAACAGAAAGTAACATGAAAGTTTAGCTACGAATTTTAGTGTCACAATTTTTAAGTGATTTTCAAAaacgtttaaatttaaatatattaatgcaattttgaataaataatgtttatattaaGTATAGTAGGGCTTTATAAACATTACAATTATTAAGAAGTAACTGCACTTTCtgttatcaacaaaatcatttatAGTTTAAAGATAAATTTTTAAGaatacatataaaaaacggAAGCTTTAAAAACTTAATTCAGATATATAAGGACTAAAATCAAAGTAAATGGTAAcctagattacaaaatattttccaGACAAAAATGTATGGTAATGTGCACAGATGCACAAGCGTTATTACTTTATAtgcaactgttttttttttgtttttttttagaaCAGGAAATAACaactcattattttttttttttctatcaatATAATACTAAAATTAAGTACCGAAATAAAACTTGCAAAAAGATAATATGTATGCACATATATAAGACTGTAAATTATGTACTTTGTTAGTAATTTAGTGAGaatcaaaaatttttatatttataataatgtattatttttctaaacattatttgcaaatagaaaaaaaattacaattttgcgTTTAGTATTCTTAAATTGGTTAAACATTTGATTACTGAAAAATTTATCTTATTTCAGATATAAAAACTGTAActtcaatttttaaacttttgcattatatgtacttttttttctatgcagtattataataaaaagtttaacggtaattgatatttctttttaatgtaaaaattaatatataattatataaccaATGCAAGAtgttgtttataaatattaggAAGAtgtaaaatatttggaaataataTATGTGCAATTCCTTACAATTTAATGTGATTTGAAAgtaataaataagtaaaataattgtGTAGTTATTAAAACTATTGTTATAAACTACTTGATGAAAGTACCATCTCTTTTAAAAATAAGTTTTtacaaacaaattttatttattaggtATGTGACAGTGGAAATTGATTTAATTCggaattttatttatgaaatacatGTGAGTTAATTTCTATTAATGTATTGTATAAACAAAACTAGGTGatacatttttgttattttgaaaGGAATTGGTAAAATTACCTAACGCAAAATTTGTATACATTACAAAAATAGTAATAGAACTTTTTAATCGTAATTAACTGTTTCCTTTCATTATTTGAAATGATATAAACTGTAcatattgaaatattgaatgtgtaaaaaattatatttcaaaccAAAGTATCTCATGTTCCTTATATAGGATATTGATAAATTCactgtattattaatatttgttaCTTCGCTATAcactgtaaaaaataaaatcatacaaAGGATGTAAGTAGTAATTATTAGATACTCCATATTcgaatcattttatttaaacagaACAGAACAATTTATATAGTTTTCACTATGAGACAGTAATTTAACGTTAACgtgtaataaagatacagattaGCACCTTCCAGAAGTACTGATTACAATCATTAAACCAAAAAGTACGTTCcactatattaattaaaattttacgtcCAAAAGTATTTGTATAGAAAACAAGGCTTCTCAGGTTTTAATCATTGTTTATCCTATCTGTCAATATTCTTAAGTTCTCTTATGATAAAGAATTATCTTTTCAATTCAAGATAACCATGGTATGTACAATATGAAAAAGTATCttgaattcaaaaaataattccAACTCTTAATTATAATCTGTACAGTCACTATCACTCAACTTTGTTTAAATACTATCTtaagtttaaatattttaaacatttacagCCAATAAAGTTTTGGATCATCTCTTCTAACCTGAAGCTTTAATACATGCCTATATATTTTTAATGCTGGACCTAAAAGCAAATCCAGTCCACTCAGAACATCAGATCGTTTCATTAGCAGTAAAGAATGGCCATCAATATCCtgaaatgatataaaaaaaggATTCGTAAAACAAACAAATatcgagaaataaataaaaacatacCTGTTGTCTGAACACTTCTGCTTCTTTTGGAAACAGTCTTGCAAAATATTGATACACCTGTTCAGATGTCCAATCTGAAGCATCGGGTATATTCGGATCAATTCCATCTCTAGGACTATCATCTTCCATTTGATCAGAAGAACCTCTGGCAGGTGAAACTTGAGGACTCAAAACAGGAGGTAAAACAGGTGGATTTGATGGTGTGTCAGGTCTATTAGTGACCAGACTAATATGTTGgcttatatttgttttatattgcTTTTGGGTACAGTCACTACATTGCCATTTTGAGTTTGATTTAGGAATTATTATTCGTGGTGTATGGCAATAATAATGGTAAGCTTCGTCACATGTGAAACATGTTGCTAAAGGACCCTGTAACATTGCAATAATAGATTactatacacacacacacacacacacaacacaaaaaaaatattgtatttgtCATGTTACACTTACAGCATCTGAAGTTTCACAACATATTGTACAGCTTTTACAACGTTCACACTGCCAACTACTGCCTGCTTTTTGAATCATTTCTTCTGGACTATAAATACAACTTGGATGtgctataaataaaaataaatttaaacgtCTCACAGAATGTTAATCTACGAATACTATTACATTTGCAATATAATCGATACCTCGTACTGTACAATCACGACAAGCAACTAaggtttcttgtttttctttggCACAAAGACTACACTGTCTACAAGGTCCTTCTTTGACAGTTGATTTGGAAGAATCTTGAGGTTCTTGAGATATAGAAGACTTATTTTGAGATCCTGGTTGCCTTCCACGTTTTCTTTTTACAAGATTATTGTCAGAGGGATCAAATACTTTCTTTGCTCTCTGAAACATAGTTTTTGTGCATTTTGACAACTACACAAGTTTAATAAGAACAATGTAATAATAACTAACATAAATAACGCGCACCTTTCTACGAGCACTACGAAAACCACCAACGTTAGTATTAGATGGTGTAGGTGAAGGATTAGTAGAACTTCTTCCCGCATCTTCATCCTCCCGTTCTTCGCTGAGGTGTCCGgactcttctctcttctctttctgtgaatgtatttcttctttattGTCTTTTCGATAATCCTCAAATTTGATCTCTATGTCCATAGGATCGTCAGTTCGAACAAGTAGGCGCTGTTTACGCTCAGCTTTCGACGACCTTTTGAGGTTATGAGTCTGATTATCGGTATTTTTGGATTCTTCTTTCGTACCTTCGTGAGAACTTTGCGATGGATCTAACGATTCCTGATCTCTTATAGAATCGTGTTCCACCAGTAAATCGGCGTTTTCGTTTCTTCCTACTATTATCTCGTAACAATCATCTTTCCTAACTTGTGGATCAGATTTTGGGCTTGCCTGACGCGAAGATCTCGGTGTATTCGACCTAGAGTCGGTAATCGTCAAGTTTTCGGTTTCATCAAAATCATACAGTCCACCGGTAGTAGACGAAACAGTTTGTATTTCTTTGCGTCGTGCATTCCCATTTTCAAGCGTGAAAGATTCTCGATGCGTAGACTCGACGGTAGTTGTCATGTCAGACGTCGCCACCAGCGAGTAATTGCCGTTAGAGAGACGCGTCAAATTACCACTGGCCACTTCTTTACCGAGAAAATCTTCTACCATACGTCTAGAAGTAGGATTTGACACACCATCGAGTAACTGTTCGATCAGTCTATACGCTGGTACACCTTGATCAAGGTAATCTGGCTCCTCGACAACGAGTTCGGCCACAGCACCCGCCACCATCCCGGAATTTAATTTCTCTTTCACAAAACCCTCCGGTCGATTTTTGTAAAGCTGTAATCGTGACCATTTTGATGCGTTTCTATAACTGGTATTACCTTTGTAATCAACCTGAATGACCTTTTCTGCTTCAATTAATCGATGAAGATCAGCAATGGTATCTCTTGCGTCTACAGAAAACTTCCTTAGTAAATAGTTGCAGATGCGATCAGCATCGGGTCGTGCTTTACGTCGACGCAACTGATCAATTGCCTCCAGGATCTGCTCCTCGTGGAGTATTTGTGTTTCCACCCGGTGTTGCTGCATTATTATGCGTCGATAAAACGTTTCTCGCAACAATGCGATATCTCACGATTTACGTTCATACAATACTTGAGAAGAGAGTGATAttcgtataaattattttcacgtAGATACTTTATGCACGTTTTTACAGTGCTCGGACCATTCACGTGTGATGTCATAACGATCGACAAATTTCTGTGTTTTGCGTATTATTTTATTAGGCTTTCGCCTTCCATTCTTTTTCTTAAATTCTTCTTACACTCCAATATAAGCGTGATCTTTACGATTGAAGGTCGTATATCAATTTACCATTATGTCATTCGAACATCAAGAACCCTCGAGTACATTTGTAATAATGCATAAACGCAATATAAAAATCAATCATATAGAAGAAATTGTTCTTATTAGTTCGTCACAAGCGCAAAATCAGTtttctatacatataaataagtTTGAGCAGTGGTATCATAATAAAAGCATGATATATCTTGTAATATATTAATGCGTCTacgattgttttattttttgatcgtttaaaaattattgcttaTGGATAAAAAAGGAACATAATCAGAGAAATTCGTGAACGTGATGTAATATTATCGATTGCACGGATCAAGCAAACCAATAACGTGCAAAATCTATGGCGCATTTAGAACGCGCGAAATGTCTGCTCAACGTTTAACATTAATCACCAACTGGAGCGATTAAACGCGGCTCACGAGTGAGCTCACGAATGATCAACTTTGTATCGTTCGTCCGGTACCGGGGAAGAGAATTTCGAATCGCGTACCGCAGCTGCGCTGATCCATTGTTGGACTGAAGCCGAGAAGAGGTGTACCGATGAGAGGCAATCTGACAAAGTCAGGTCGTCCGCCGCTGCTGGATCGAACATCGAACTGCAGCGCGACGCATTTCACA is drawn from Osmia lignaria lignaria isolate PbOS001 chromosome 14, iyOsmLign1, whole genome shotgun sequence and contains these coding sequences:
- the Lint-O gene encoding L(3)mbt interactor in ovarian somatic cells isoform X3; this encodes MQQHRVETQILHEEQILEAIDQLRRRKARPDADRICNYLLRKFSVDARDTIADLHRLIEAEKVIQVDYKGNTSYRNASKWSRLQLYKNRPEGFVKEKLNSGMVAGAVAELVVEEPDYLDQGVPAYRLIEQLLDGVSNPTSRRMVEDFLGKEVASGNLTRLSNGNYSLVATSDMTTTVESTHRESFTLENGNARRKEIQTVSSTTGGLYDFDETENLTITDSRSNTPRSSRQASPKSDPQVRKDDCYEIIVGRNENADLLVEHDSIRDQESLDPSQSSHEGTKEESKNTDNQTHNLKRSSKAERKQRLLVRTDDPMDIEIKFEDYRKDNKEEIHSQKEKREESGHLSEEREDEDAGRSSTNPSPTPSNTNVGGFRSARRKRAKKVFDPSDNNLVKRKRGRQPGSQNKSSISQEPQDSSKSTVKEGPCRQCSLCAKEKQETLVACRDCTVRAHPSCIYSPEEMIQKAGSSWQCERCKSCTICCETSDAGPLATCFTCDEAYHYYCHTPRIIIPKSNSKWQCSDCTQKQYKTNISQHISLVTNRPDTPSNPPVLPPVLSPQVSPARGSSDQMEDDSPRDGIDPNIPDASDWTSEQVYQYFARLFPKEAEVFRQQDIDGHSLLLMKRSDVLSGLDLLLGPALKIYRHVLKLQVRRDDPKLYWL
- the LOC117605756 gene encoding transmembrane protein 59-like; the protein is MRKEKEIVSLLLLLLVNVAHSDMFYNLLNREDPCINLCEKTPLSFTNSKYVKSCCQRGCRFFNLVDLHYGLEPNSLNGTRDSCEASCTEAYTAPQDRYACSTGCDFMAKQRLSDILSLFSFAVYVEEGVNSNIVLMSPDIPENDILTDPGLRKELLPGWWDSNGFKLPQTYIKTVPLDAGTVDYGVPSDYFGENDQSASIPGSDWLQCASKHIGLPHWLLASAIAAAALSAFWLCLYPEKPTDPYKEILIEKSDISPTIALYIPEAPLHKKPPPKYSECVDTTESNMKV
- the Lint-O gene encoding L(3)mbt interactor in ovarian somatic cells isoform X1 produces the protein MQQHRVETQILHEEQILEAIDQLRRRKARPDADRICNYLLRKFSVDARDTIADLHRLIEAEKVIQVDYKGNTSYRNASKWSRLQLYKNRPEGFVKEKLNSGMVAGAVAELVVEEPDYLDQGVPAYRLIEQLLDGVSNPTSRRMVEDFLGKEVASGNLTRLSNGNYSLVATSDMTTTVESTHRESFTLENGNARRKEIQTVSSTTGGLYDFDETENLTITDSRSNTPRSSRQASPKSDPQVRKDDCYEIIVGRNENADLLVEHDSIRDQESLDPSQSSHEGTKEESKNTDNQTHNLKRSSKAERKQRLLVRTDDPMDIEIKFEDYRKDNKEEIHSQKEKREESGHLSEEREDEDAGRSSTNPSPTPSNTNVGGFRSARRKLSKCTKTMFQRAKKVFDPSDNNLVKRKRGRQPGSQNKSSISQEPQDSSKSTVKEGPCRQCSLCAKEKQETLVACRDCTVRAHPSCIYSPEEMIQKAGSSWQCERCKSCTICCETSDAGPLATCFTCDEAYHYYCHTPRIIIPKSNSKWQCSDCTQKQYKTNISQHISLVTNRPDTPSNPPVLPPVLSPQVSPARGSSDQMEDDSPRDGIDPNIPDASDWTSEQVYQYFARLFPKEAEVFRQQDIDGHSLLLMKRSDVLSGLDLLLGPALKIYRHVLKLQVRRDDPKLYWL
- the Lint-O gene encoding L(3)mbt interactor in ovarian somatic cells isoform X2: MQQHRVETQILHEEQILEAIDQLRRRKARPDADRICNYLLRKFSVDARDTIADLHRLIEAEKVIQVDYKGNTSYRNASKWSRLQLYKNRPEGFVKEKLNSGMVAGAVAELVVEEPDYLDQGVPAYRLIEQLLDGVSNPTSRRMVEDFLGKEVASGNLTRLSNGNYSLVATSDMTTTVESTHRESFTLENGNARRKEIQTVSSTTGGLYDFDETENLTITDSRSNTPRSSRQASPKSDPQVRKDDCYEIIVGRNENADLLVEHDSIRDQESLDPSQSSHEGTKEESKNTDNQTHNLKRSSKAERKQRLLVRTDDPMDIEIKFEDYRKDNKEEIHSQKEKREESGHLSEEREDEDAGRSSTNPSPTPSNTNVGGFRSARRKVRVIYRAKKVFDPSDNNLVKRKRGRQPGSQNKSSISQEPQDSSKSTVKEGPCRQCSLCAKEKQETLVACRDCTVRAHPSCIYSPEEMIQKAGSSWQCERCKSCTICCETSDAGPLATCFTCDEAYHYYCHTPRIIIPKSNSKWQCSDCTQKQYKTNISQHISLVTNRPDTPSNPPVLPPVLSPQVSPARGSSDQMEDDSPRDGIDPNIPDASDWTSEQVYQYFARLFPKEAEVFRQQDIDGHSLLLMKRSDVLSGLDLLLGPALKIYRHVLKLQVRRDDPKLYWL